Proteins found in one Solitalea lacus genomic segment:
- a CDS encoding tyrosine-protein phosphatase, protein MLSLFKKQVATQASVPFQYPVVDLHSHLIPGIDDGSPSMDITISFLKELQKLGYKNIITTPHIMIDHYPNTKDGILRGCDKVRNAVVKEGLQIEVDAAAEYFLDEHFLSLIEKDELLCFGRENYVLFEMSFMQESMMIEHVIFELKARGYTPLLAHPERYNYYLTDYSRLHKFKELGCSLQLNINSVTGYYGNRHKTMALNLLKDGLIDFVGSDLHHDRHLNALKSLKNSGYYPLLEAAIQRNNGLI, encoded by the coding sequence ATGTTAAGCTTATTTAAGAAACAAGTAGCGACGCAAGCATCTGTTCCGTTTCAGTACCCAGTTGTCGATTTGCATTCCCATCTTATTCCTGGAATCGATGACGGATCTCCCTCAATGGATATTACTATTTCTTTCTTAAAAGAGCTTCAAAAATTAGGGTATAAAAATATAATTACCACTCCGCATATTATGATTGATCATTATCCCAATACTAAGGATGGTATTTTACGTGGATGTGATAAAGTGCGTAATGCAGTTGTAAAAGAAGGATTGCAGATAGAAGTTGATGCTGCTGCAGAATATTTTTTAGATGAGCATTTTCTTTCCCTGATTGAAAAGGATGAATTGTTGTGTTTCGGGCGAGAGAACTATGTTTTGTTCGAAATGTCCTTCATGCAGGAGTCAATGATGATTGAACATGTCATCTTTGAACTTAAGGCAAGAGGGTATACTCCTTTATTAGCACATCCAGAACGTTATAACTATTACCTGACAGATTATAGCCGTTTACATAAATTTAAAGAGCTTGGTTGCTCCCTGCAGCTGAATATTAATTCCGTTACCGGGTATTACGGTAACAGGCATAAGACTATGGCCCTTAATCTTTTGAAAGATGGTTTGATTGATTTTGTGGGGTCTGATTTACACCATGACCGGCACTTAAATGCTTTAAAATCGCTTAAAAACAGTGGGTATTATCCGTTATTAGAAGCCGCTATACAGCGTAATAATGGATTAATTTAA
- a CDS encoding undecaprenyl-phosphate glucose phosphotransferase, with protein sequence MTYRYSSYLKGLNIGVDFLLLNLSFYLAYASTFEHWIVKHSREFNPLHMLTINLIWYLVTGICKLYVNVFSKESIPTIKVTLKSVIVFGLCMLLLTDGIKEYTLSHRILVTGLIFFTVLIFNWKLFFLLQRIPHKNRLIEYKPVVIAGASKNGIELYNYLSKNSRLGYQVVGFFEDRITVNKKGVTIIGKLDECVSFARRRNVEEIFCALPESENEKINQLMLDADKHLIRFKLVPDVKDYFRKNVMVELYGHLPVLSPRSEPLESKGNQILKRAFDIVFSLFVIVFILSWLYPILSMLIKLESKGPALFQQIRSGKNNKPFYCLKFRSMTVNNDANRKQATKNDARITKIGRFLRKSSMDELPQFINVLKGNMSVVGPRPHMLKHTKEYSEIIDKFMVRHFLTPGITGWAQVNGLRGETQTHEDMENRVEADIWYLENWSLLLDCKIIFMTVYKSIFGDKNAY encoded by the coding sequence ATGACTTACAGATATTCCTCTTATTTAAAGGGGCTTAACATAGGCGTGGATTTTTTACTGCTAAATCTTAGCTTTTACCTTGCTTATGCAAGTACATTTGAACATTGGATTGTCAAACATTCCAGAGAGTTCAACCCTCTGCATATGTTAACCATTAATCTCATCTGGTATCTGGTAACCGGTATCTGCAAGCTTTATGTAAATGTTTTTTCCAAAGAGTCTATTCCTACTATTAAAGTAACTTTAAAATCGGTTATCGTTTTTGGCCTCTGTATGCTATTACTTACTGATGGAATAAAAGAGTATACCCTTTCGCACCGAATTCTTGTTACCGGTTTAATTTTTTTCACTGTTCTTATTTTCAACTGGAAACTATTTTTCCTCCTTCAACGCATTCCACATAAAAACCGCTTAATTGAATACAAGCCTGTAGTAATTGCGGGAGCATCAAAAAACGGCATCGAACTTTACAACTACCTCAGTAAAAATTCTCGCTTAGGTTATCAGGTAGTTGGTTTTTTTGAAGATAGAATAACAGTTAATAAAAAAGGTGTGACCATTATAGGAAAGCTTGACGAATGTGTCAGCTTTGCCAGAAGAAGAAATGTTGAGGAAATTTTCTGTGCCTTACCTGAATCGGAAAATGAAAAAATTAACCAGTTGATGCTGGATGCAGACAAACATTTAATCCGCTTTAAACTGGTACCTGATGTTAAAGATTACTTCCGCAAAAATGTAATGGTGGAACTATACGGACACTTACCGGTATTAAGCCCTCGGTCAGAACCGTTGGAAAGTAAGGGTAACCAAATTCTTAAACGTGCCTTTGACATTGTGTTTTCTCTCTTTGTTATTGTTTTTATACTTAGTTGGCTCTATCCTATTTTAAGTATGTTGATTAAGCTTGAATCTAAAGGACCTGCATTATTCCAACAAATACGTTCAGGTAAAAACAACAAGCCGTTTTACTGCCTTAAATTCAGAAGTATGACGGTAAACAATGATGCTAACCGTAAACAAGCAACTAAAAATGATGCTCGAATAACCAAAATCGGTCGCTTTTTACGCAAATCAAGCATGGATGAACTTCCTCAGTTTATCAATGTATTGAAAGGGAATATGTCCGTTGTAGGACCGCGCCCTCATATGCTTAAACATACTAAAGAGTACTCAGAAATTATCGACAAGTTTATGGTTCGTCATTTTCTGACACCAGGCATTACCGGCTGGGCCCAGGTAAACGGTTTAAGAGGAGAAACCCAAACGCATGAAGATATGGAAAACCGGGTGGAAGCTGATATTTGGTACCTGGAGAATTGGTCGCTCCTACTCGACTGCAAAATCATCTTCATGACTGTTTACAAATCTATTTTTGGCGATAAAAACGCTTATTAA
- a CDS encoding helix-turn-helix domain-containing protein, with amino-acid sequence METKNNIDPIEQYVIDAVRERRELLKISQAELARQLNYSEGFIGNIENPKYRAKYNLKHLNMIAKILKCSPRDFLPVEPI; translated from the coding sequence ATGGAGACTAAAAATAATATTGATCCTATTGAACAGTATGTAATCGATGCAGTTAGAGAAAGGCGTGAATTGCTTAAAATTTCTCAAGCAGAACTTGCTCGTCAATTAAATTACTCAGAAGGTTTTATTGGCAATATTGAAAATCCTAAATATAGAGCTAAATACAACCTCAAGCATTTGAATATGATTGCTAAAATATTGAAGTGTTCTCCTCGAGATTTTTTACCAGTCGAACCTATCTAA
- the rpsD gene encoding 30S ribosomal protein S4 produces the protein MARYIGPKSKIARKFNEPIFGPDKVLEKKNYPPGQHGASKRRAKKSEYAVQLAEKQKAKYTYGVLEKQFALIFDKASRKQGVTGELLLKFLEARLDNTVYRLGIASSRAAARQLIGHKHVTVNGKIVNIPSYSLKAGDVIGVREKSKSLEAITTSLSANRVSKYNWLEWNKSEMQGTFLAMPERDQIPENIKEHLIVELYSK, from the coding sequence ATGGCTAGATATATAGGACCAAAATCAAAGATTGCTCGTAAATTTAATGAGCCTATCTTTGGACCTGACAAAGTTTTAGAAAAGAAAAACTATCCTCCAGGTCAGCATGGCGCTTCAAAAAGACGTGCTAAAAAATCAGAATACGCAGTTCAGTTAGCTGAAAAACAAAAAGCTAAGTATACTTATGGCGTATTAGAAAAACAGTTTGCTTTAATTTTTGACAAAGCTTCTCGTAAACAAGGTGTTACCGGTGAGTTATTGTTAAAATTCTTGGAAGCTCGTTTAGACAATACTGTTTACCGTTTAGGTATTGCATCTTCTCGTGCTGCTGCACGTCAGTTGATCGGCCATAAACACGTTACTGTAAATGGTAAGATTGTAAATATTCCTTCGTACTCATTGAAAGCTGGTGATGTTATTGGTGTACGTGAAAAATCTAAATCTTTAGAGGCTATCACTACTTCATTATCTGCTAACAGAGTATCTAAATACAACTGGTTAGAGTGGAATAAATCAGAAATGCAAGGTACGTTCCTTGCAATGCCTGAGCGCGATCAGATTCCTGAAAACATTAAGGAGCACTTGATCGTAGAGTTGTACTCTAAATAG
- the rpsK gene encoding 30S ribosomal protein S11, protein MAKSTKKVTKKRIVVVEAQGQAHINATFNNIIITLTNNQGQTISWSSAGKMGFKGSKKNTPYAAAQAATDCGKVAHDLGLRKIEVFVKGPGAGRESAMRTLQIVGLEISSIKDITPLPHNGCRPPKRRRV, encoded by the coding sequence ATGGCTAAGTCAACAAAAAAAGTTACTAAGAAGCGTATTGTAGTGGTTGAGGCTCAAGGCCAAGCTCACATCAACGCAACTTTTAACAACATTATTATCACCCTTACCAACAATCAAGGACAAACTATTTCTTGGTCTTCAGCTGGTAAAATGGGTTTTAAAGGTTCTAAGAAAAATACCCCTTACGCTGCTGCACAAGCTGCTACTGATTGCGGTAAAGTTGCACACGACCTTGGTTTACGTAAAATTGAAGTATTTGTTAAAGGCCCAGGTGCTGGACGTGAGTCGGCAATGCGTACTTTACAAATCGTAGGTTTGGAGATCAGTTCTATTAAGGATATTACCCCGCTTCCTCACAACGGTTGCCGTCCTCCAAAACGCAGAAGAGTTTAA
- a CDS encoding DNA-directed RNA polymerase subunit alpha, translated as MAILAFQRPDKVIMQKATDFQGLFEFRPLEPGFGVTIGNALRRILLSSLEGYAITSVKIAGVSHEFSTIKGVVEDVTEIILNLKQVRFKKTGESGDSEKIFVVISGQDAFTAGDITKFSSNFTVLNTDFIICNMNSDVTLELELTVNKGRGYVSAEENKSADANVGVIAIDSIYTPIKNVKYTIENYRVEQKTDYEKLVLDIATDGSIHPEDALKEAAKILIQHFMLFSDERIMLETQAKEESKEVDEEVLHMRKILKTELQDLDLSVRALNCLKAADIRTLAELVTYDVADMLKFRNFGKKSLTEIQELVKSKGLTFGMNLSKFKLDEDL; from the coding sequence ATGGCAATTTTAGCGTTTCAAAGACCTGACAAAGTAATCATGCAAAAAGCGACCGATTTTCAAGGTCTCTTTGAATTCCGTCCGTTAGAGCCTGGCTTTGGCGTAACAATCGGAAATGCTTTGCGCAGGATTTTATTATCATCTTTAGAAGGTTACGCAATTACCAGTGTTAAAATTGCAGGTGTTTCGCACGAGTTCTCTACCATTAAAGGTGTAGTAGAAGACGTTACCGAAATCATCCTCAATTTGAAGCAGGTACGTTTCAAAAAAACAGGCGAAAGTGGCGACTCAGAAAAAATCTTCGTTGTAATCAGCGGGCAAGACGCTTTTACTGCTGGTGATATTACCAAGTTCTCAAGTAACTTTACGGTATTAAATACTGATTTTATCATCTGCAACATGAACAGTGATGTAACTCTAGAGTTAGAATTAACTGTAAATAAAGGCAGAGGATATGTTTCAGCAGAAGAAAATAAATCAGCTGATGCGAATGTAGGTGTTATTGCAATCGATTCAATTTATACTCCGATTAAAAACGTAAAGTATACAATTGAAAACTATCGTGTAGAACAAAAAACAGACTATGAAAAATTAGTTCTGGATATTGCTACCGACGGTTCAATTCACCCTGAAGACGCACTTAAAGAAGCTGCTAAAATCTTGATTCAGCACTTTATGCTGTTCTCTGACGAACGTATTATGCTTGAAACTCAGGCTAAAGAAGAATCAAAAGAAGTTGATGAGGAAGTTCTGCACATGCGTAAAATCCTTAAAACTGAACTTCAGGATCTTGATCTTTCTGTTCGTGCATTGAATTGTTTAAAAGCGGCTGATATCAGAACTCTTGCCGAGTTGGTAACTTACGATGTAGCTGATATGTTAAAATTCAGAAACTTCGGTAAGAAATCACTTACAGAGATTCAGGAATTGGTTAAGTCGAAAGGTTTAACCTTCGGCATGAACCTTTCTAAATTTAAATTAGACGAGGATTTATAA
- the infA gene encoding translation initiation factor IF-1, with translation MAKQSSIEQDGIIREALSNAMFRVELENGHEIIAHISGKMRMNYIKILPGDKVKLEMSPYDLTKGRITYRYK, from the coding sequence ATGGCAAAACAATCCTCAATTGAGCAGGACGGAATCATTAGAGAAGCATTATCAAATGCAATGTTTCGTGTAGAACTAGAAAACGGCCACGAAATTATTGCACATATCTCGGGTAAAATGAGAATGAATTACATCAAAATTTTACCTGGCGATAAAGTTAAATTAGAAATGTCGCCTTACGATTTAACCAAGGGGCGTATCACTTATAGGTATAAATAA
- the rpsM gene encoding 30S ribosomal protein S13, with protein MARIAGIDLPRNKRGEIGLTYIFGIGRKSAQEILTEAGIDWNTKVQDWNDDQLGAIRTIIDQKFKVEGALRSEVQLNIKRLMDIGCYRGVRHRKGLPLRGQRTKNNSRTRKGKRKTVAGKKKATR; from the coding sequence ATGGCAAGGATAGCAGGTATTGATTTACCAAGAAACAAACGAGGAGAAATCGGCCTAACTTACATTTTTGGTATCGGTCGTAAATCAGCTCAAGAAATTTTGACTGAAGCTGGTATTGATTGGAATACTAAAGTGCAAGATTGGAATGATGATCAACTAGGTGCAATTCGTACAATTATCGATCAGAAATTTAAAGTTGAAGGTGCTCTTCGTTCAGAAGTGCAATTAAACATTAAACGTTTGATGGATATTGGTTGCTACCGTGGTGTTCGTCACCGTAAAGGTCTTCCACTTCGTGGTCAACGTACTAAGAACAACTCACGTACCCGTAAAGGTAAACGTAAGACTGTTGCTGGTAAGAAAAAAGCTACTAGATAA
- the rplQ gene encoding 50S ribosomal protein L17, whose protein sequence is MRHGKKVNHLGRTDAHRKAMLSNMASSLILNKRITTTLAKAKALRTYVEPLMTKAKTDTTHNRRTVFSYLQNKDSVSELFREIATKIATRNGGYTRIIKTGNRMGDNAEMCFIELVDYNATYTAGKAEVKKAKATRRRGGSTTKAKKAETATEAPATEAPAAESAE, encoded by the coding sequence ATGAGACACGGTAAAAAAGTTAATCACTTAGGAAGAACCGACGCACACCGCAAGGCGATGTTGTCAAATATGGCTTCTTCTTTGATTCTAAATAAACGAATCACTACTACATTAGCCAAAGCTAAAGCTTTGCGTACTTATGTAGAGCCTTTAATGACTAAGGCTAAAACTGATACTACACACAATCGTCGTACGGTATTCAGCTACTTACAAAATAAAGACTCTGTTTCAGAGTTATTCCGTGAAATTGCAACTAAAATTGCAACTCGTAACGGAGGTTACACCCGCATTATCAAAACTGGTAATCGTATGGGTGATAACGCTGAAATGTGCTTTATTGAATTAGTTGACTACAATGCTACTTACACTGCAGGTAAAGCTGAAGTTAAGAAAGCTAAAGCAACTCGTCGTCGTGGTGGTAGCACTACTAAAGCTAAGAAAGCTGAAACTGCAACTGAAGCTCCAGCTACAGAAGCACCAGCAGCTGAATCAGCAGAATAA
- the rpmJ gene encoding 50S ribosomal protein L36 — translation MKVKASIKKRSVDCKIIRRNGKLYVINKKNPKYKQRQG, via the coding sequence ATGAAAGTTAAAGCATCAATTAAGAAGCGTAGCGTTGATTGCAAAATCATTCGCAGAAACGGGAAACTTTATGTTATTAACAAAAAGAATCCTAAGTACAAACAGCGTCAAGGGTAA
- the map gene encoding type I methionyl aminopeptidase → MVHYKSAEEIELIRESSLLVSKTLAEVAKYIKPGVTSLKLDQIAEEFIRDNNAIPAFKGYGGFPASLCISVNEVVVHGFPSKTELKEGDVISVDCGVLKNKFYGDSAYTFAVGEIAPEVQQLLTVTKECLALAIEKAVVGMRLGDIGFAVQEHAEKHGYGVVRELVGHGVGKRLHEDPQVPNYGKRGSGIKLQQGLVIAIEPMINLGTHRVKQANDGWTIYTHDRQPSAHFEHTVSVSNGKADVLSTFSYIEEVLKK, encoded by the coding sequence ATGGTACATTACAAATCAGCAGAAGAGATTGAACTCATTCGCGAAAGTTCTTTACTAGTTTCAAAAACGTTAGCAGAGGTTGCTAAGTATATTAAGCCTGGAGTAACTTCCTTAAAGCTTGATCAAATTGCCGAGGAGTTCATCCGCGACAATAATGCAATACCTGCTTTTAAAGGATATGGAGGATTCCCTGCATCACTTTGTATTTCGGTAAACGAAGTAGTGGTGCATGGATTCCCTTCTAAAACTGAGTTGAAGGAGGGAGATGTTATCTCTGTGGATTGTGGTGTACTGAAAAACAAGTTTTACGGTGATTCGGCCTACACATTTGCGGTTGGTGAAATTGCCCCTGAAGTGCAACAATTACTTACTGTTACCAAGGAGTGTCTAGCATTAGCAATTGAAAAAGCTGTTGTTGGAATGCGCTTAGGAGACATTGGTTTTGCAGTTCAAGAGCATGCTGAAAAGCATGGATACGGAGTGGTAAGAGAACTTGTTGGCCATGGGGTTGGAAAGCGATTGCATGAAGATCCTCAGGTACCTAACTACGGTAAACGTGGTTCTGGTATTAAATTACAACAAGGCTTGGTTATAGCGATAGAGCCAATGATCAACTTGGGTACCCATCGTGTCAAACAAGCAAATGACGGTTGGACTATCTACACACATGATCGTCAGCCTTCAGCGCACTTTGAGCACACTGTATCAGTTTCAAACGGGAAAGCCGATGTTTTATCTACTTTCTCTTACATTGAAGAAGTATTAAAAAAATAA
- a CDS encoding redoxin domain-containing protein produces the protein MKEKTGLIGAVWPVPKGQKTVPQEPKAPCGQKARCSLVIGMLCCCLSVGALAQGPSLTKEKANVGANLSDVSLTTILNFPLSSARLADFKGKVVILDFWATWCGSCVSAMPKLQALQGQFAKDLQVLLVTNEEQAKIESFLLKVKQVRDFTLPVVLDRDHRLWELFNIRLVPQYAWIDRQGIFRGITTSEELTAGNIQDFVNGNYHFLPEYTQAINSTPASPALVATGGGEPSPGLLYSSVFSGYQAGSGSNSFIGTGKVKAVNCTPEMLFRITYGQGKHLLPYPIWKTRVIRKDSLSRAPKGKNAAPTYGYELNFPGEATDQLLPMMRADLERFFPLTASLEQQAISCLALRCSGKPTLHSKGGPPQAEENYFGLRLVNHPVQALIETLQAYSKLGILDETSITTNIDIELKAELGDLAQLQKALAVYHLELTPVTRQVEVLVIKDRTTQPN, from the coding sequence ATGAAAGAAAAAACAGGCTTAATAGGAGCGGTATGGCCGGTTCCCAAGGGCCAAAAAACGGTGCCGCAGGAGCCCAAGGCTCCTTGCGGGCAGAAAGCGCGGTGCAGCCTCGTCATCGGAATGCTGTGCTGCTGCCTCTCGGTAGGCGCACTCGCCCAGGGCCCCAGCTTAACAAAGGAAAAAGCAAACGTGGGCGCCAATCTTTCGGATGTGAGTTTAACCACCATTCTCAACTTTCCGTTAAGCTCCGCTCGCCTGGCGGACTTTAAGGGCAAAGTCGTGATCCTTGATTTCTGGGCGACCTGGTGCGGTTCCTGCGTTTCGGCGATGCCGAAACTGCAGGCTTTGCAGGGGCAGTTTGCCAAAGACTTGCAGGTGCTGCTGGTCACTAATGAAGAACAAGCGAAAATTGAATCCTTCCTCTTAAAAGTCAAACAGGTCCGGGATTTTACCTTGCCGGTGGTACTGGACAGGGATCACCGGCTGTGGGAGCTGTTTAATATACGCCTTGTTCCGCAGTATGCGTGGATCGACCGCCAGGGGATCTTTCGCGGCATCACTACCTCCGAGGAGCTTACCGCTGGCAATATTCAGGATTTTGTCAATGGCAATTATCACTTTCTGCCTGAATATACCCAGGCAATAAATTCAACACCAGCCTCACCCGCGCTGGTTGCAACAGGTGGAGGGGAGCCTTCGCCGGGTTTGCTGTATAGCTCCGTCTTCAGCGGCTACCAAGCGGGAAGTGGAAGCAACAGCTTTATCGGTACTGGGAAGGTAAAGGCGGTGAACTGCACGCCGGAAATGCTCTTTCGCATTACCTACGGCCAGGGGAAACACCTCTTGCCGTATCCCATCTGGAAAACCCGGGTGATCCGGAAGGATTCCTTGTCCCGTGCCCCAAAGGGGAAGAACGCGGCACCCACCTATGGGTACGAGCTGAATTTCCCTGGCGAGGCTACCGATCAACTGCTGCCCATGATGCGTGCGGATCTAGAGCGCTTTTTTCCGCTAACGGCAAGCCTGGAGCAGCAAGCCATCAGCTGTCTGGCCTTACGGTGCAGTGGAAAACCCACCCTTCATTCCAAAGGCGGCCCGCCCCAGGCCGAGGAGAATTATTTCGGCCTGCGCCTGGTGAATCACCCCGTTCAGGCGCTCATCGAAACGCTGCAAGCCTACTCAAAACTTGGCATACTGGATGAAACCAGCATTACCACCAATATAGACATTGAATTGAAAGCAGAGCTGGGGGACCTGGCCCAATTGCAAAAGGCCCTTGCCGTCTATCATTTGGAATTAACACCAGTCACCCGCCAGGTGGAGGTGCTGGTAATTAAAGATCGTACCACTCAACCTAACTGA